A region of Anaerolineae bacterium DNA encodes the following proteins:
- the cyoE gene encoding protoheme IX farnesyltransferase — MVCKPASVALLVFVGLAAFVVGGRGAIMGWPLAVVLLAGTAGSAGANAVSCYLERDLDAAMVRTRRRPLPTGRISPPTRALWFGLALILVALVLSATLGPLTLGLMLLAQLDYLVIYILLTKRRSRWNVLWGSFSGGVPALFGWAAATGSLDLAPVLMAALVVLWIPAHIWTLAIFHTADYRRAGVPMLPAVVDLRKAARCLACTAVLAFLASLALYPAAGLGHLYLAVALVSGSVLAGGNVLLALRPSPRAAWLLFKLSSPYLLLVFGAMAVDALR; from the coding sequence ATGGTGTGCAAGCCAGCTTCGGTGGCGCTGCTGGTCTTCGTGGGCCTGGCTGCCTTCGTGGTAGGCGGGCGAGGCGCCATCATGGGTTGGCCCCTGGCGGTGGTGCTGCTGGCAGGCACGGCAGGCAGCGCCGGGGCCAACGCCGTCTCCTGCTACCTGGAGCGCGACCTGGACGCAGCGATGGTGCGGACCCGGCGCCGCCCGCTGCCGACAGGGCGCATCAGCCCTCCCACGCGGGCCCTATGGTTCGGCCTGGCCCTGATACTGGTGGCTCTCGTTCTCTCGGCTACCCTAGGGCCGCTCACTCTGGGGCTCATGCTTCTGGCTCAACTGGACTACCTCGTCATCTACATCCTGTTGACCAAGCGACGGAGCCGCTGGAACGTGCTCTGGGGCAGCTTCAGCGGAGGGGTGCCGGCCCTGTTCGGCTGGGCAGCGGCCACAGGCAGCCTGGACCTGGCGCCCGTCCTGATGGCGGCCCTGGTGGTCCTATGGATCCCTGCCCACATATGGACTCTGGCCATCTTCCACACGGCCGACTACCGTCGCGCCGGGGTGCCAATGCTGCCGGCGGTGGTGGACCTAAGAAAGGCAGCCCGCTGCCTGGCCTGCACCGCCGTGCTGGCCTTCCTGGCCTCCCTGGCCCTCTACCCTGCCGCCGGGCTGGGACACCTCTACCTGGCGGTGGCGCTCGTCTCCGGGTCGGTGCTGGCGGGGGGCAATGTGCTTCTCGCCCTCCGGCCTTCGCCCCGGGCCGCCTGGCTGCTGTTCAAGCTGTCCAGCCCCTACCTCCTGCTCGTGTTCGGCGCCATGGCAGTGGACGCCCTGAGGTGA